In one Musa acuminata AAA Group cultivar baxijiao chromosome BXJ2-5, Cavendish_Baxijiao_AAA, whole genome shotgun sequence genomic region, the following are encoded:
- the LOC135612258 gene encoding probable inactive poly [ADP-ribose] polymerase SRO3: MAKSNAHLLIPRTADGTSPAIAGFGTTKNFAEPPPSVPPSTTSVQESKNLKKSGGPTRFLLFRGGSWIDFPPEVLDVLRDGLDAGRMALEVPLGGTSYLFDFLRMTRVDLKDGVSSSIGWIDADGRCFFPRVLLDGQRNSSSLDKGKEGSSELHQEHSDETPETSTTTSLDQPREWPGSETLSDGDRHYKVVEKLFLDGMRRFDPNVTITSVRKCLHSSFRGNSRLEAFQTLIQTTKVARGHENVRFGWYGTTASDLAVVIGHGFGRTNNSLLGSHAHGVGIHLSPPHSPHSSSTLSEVDSNGDRHILLCRAIMGKSEKVEAGSLQYHPSSDEFDSGVDDLTTPKWYIVWSTHMNTHILPEYIVSFRSSCHQSQGHGRRMSSRRRPSISSTSFSKLFAEIAKLLPSSMSAVLGIKYNQFREGKISKESFIRYLRSTVGDKLLISTIRKMCS, from the exons ATGGCCAAATCAAACGCTCATCTGTTGATCCCAAGAACCGCAGATGGAACCTCACCGGCCATCGCCGGCTTCGGAACCACCAAGAACTTCGCGGAGCCCCCGCcgtcggtgccaccgtcgaccaccTCGGTCCAAGAATCCAAGAACCTCAAGAAGAGTGGCGGCCCGACGAGGTTCCTCCTCTTCCGGGGCGGCTCGTGGATCGACTTCCCTCCCGAGGTGTTGGATGTCTTGAGGGACGGCCTTGACGCCGGCAGGATGGCTCTCGAAGTCCCCCTCGGCGGAACCTCCTATCTCTTCGACTTCCTTCGGATGACTCGGGTCGATCTAAAGGACGGCGTCTCGAGTTCCATCGGGTGGATCGACGCGGACGGGCGATGCTTCTTTCCCCGAGTGCTTCTCGATGGTCAGAGGAACAGTTCTTCCTTGGACAAGGGGAAAGAAGGTTCGTCGGAATTGCACCAAGAGCATTCTGATGAGACTCCTGAGACGTCGACAACCACGAGTTTAGATCAACCGAGGGAGTGGCCGGGATCGGAAACGTTGAGCGACGGGGATCGACACTACAAGGTGGTGGAGAAGCTGTTTCTTGATGGAATGAGGAGGTTTGACCCCAACGTGACCATCACCTCCGTCCGTAAGTGTTTGCACTCGAGTTTCCGCGGCAACTCCCGATTGGAGGCCTTCCAGACGCTGATTCAGACGACGAAGGTAGCTCGGGGCCACGAAAATGTCAGGTTCGGTTGGTACGGGACGACGGCGAGTGATTTGGCCGTGGTAATCGGTCACGGCTTCGGACGGACCAACAACAGCCTCTTGGGTTCCCATGCCCACGGTGTCGGCATCCACCTCTCACCGCCGCATTCTCCGCACTCGAG CTCTACGTTGTCGGAGGTTGACAGCAACGGCGACCGGCACATCCTACTGTGCCGTGCCATCATGGGGAAGTCGGAGAAGGTCGAGGCAGGGTCACTCCAGTACCACCCCAGCAGCGACGAGTTCGACAGCGGCGTAGACGATCTTACCACCCCAAAGTGGTACATCGTGTGGAGCACTCACATGAACACCCACATACTTCCCGAGTATATCGTTAGCTTCAGGTCCTCCTGCCACCAATCTCAAG GTCACGGGAGAAGGATGAGCTCAAGGAGAAGGCCTTCGATCTCCAGCACGTCATTCTCTAAGCTGTTTGCAGAGATAGCGAAGCTTCTCCCCTCCTCCATGTCGGCAGTTTTGGGGATCAAATATAACCAGTTCAGG GAAGGCAAGATTAGCAAGGAAAGCTTCATCAGATATCTGAGATCCACTGTGGGAGACAAGCTACTGATTTCCACAATCAGGAAAATGTGTTCTTGA
- the LOC135612259 gene encoding BTB/POZ and MATH domain-containing protein 4-like, producing MPETAAVNPEKELALSPTSSRSVTETVNGSHKFVIQGYSLAKGMGVGKHIASDTFTVGGFQWAIYFYPDGKNPEDNSAYVSVFIALASEGTDVRALFELTLLDQSGKGKHKVHSHFDRSLESGPYTLKYRGSMWGYKRFFRRAALETSDYLKDDCLKINCTVGVVVSVMDSPRLHSIQVPDSDIGMHFGALLDNQEGSDVIVHVSGEKFHAHKLVLAARSPVFRAQFFDDSDGQRSDIVVADMEPRVFEAMLHFIYRDTFIEDDVLTTSSSPESFASDTLAAKLLAASDKYGLERLRLLCEAHLCKDISVDSVASILSLADCYHATELKAACLKFSAENLGAVMRSSGFRHLKENCPSLQSELLKIIAGAGDESSDGGKDRSVWAQLSDGGDSSGRRVRPRL from the exons ATGCCGGAGACCGCTGCCGTGAACCCAGAGAAGGAGCTCGCCCTCTCGCCGACGAGCTCCCGGTCGGTGACGGAGACCGTGAACGGGTCGCACAAGTTCGTGATTCAGGGGTACTCCCTCGCCAAGGGGATGGGCGTGGGCAAGCACATCGCCAGCGACACGTTCACCGTCGGGGGGTTCCAGTGGGCCATCTACTTCTACCCCGACGGGAAGAACCCCGAGGACAACTCCGCTTACGTGTCCGTGTTCATCGCCCTCGCCAGCGAGGGCACCGACGTGAGGGCCCTCTTCGAGCTCACCCTCTTGGACCAGAGCGGCAAGGGGAAGCACAAGGTCCATAGCCACTTCGACCGGTCGCTCGAAAGCGGGCCGTACACCCTCAAGTACCGTGGCAGCATGTG GGGTTACAAGCGCTTTTTCAGGCGAGCTGCTCTTGAAACATCGGATTATCTTAAGGATGATTGCTTGAAAATTAATTGCACCGTTGGTGTTGTGGTGTCTGTAATGGATTCACCTAGACTGCACTCCATACAAGTTCCAGATTCTGATATCGGAATGCATTTTGGTGCACTTCTGGATAATCAGGAAGGTTCTGATGTTATTGTTCATGTATCTGGGGAAAAATTTCATGCTCATAAATTGGTATTAGCTGCAAGATCCCCAGTATTTAGAGCTCAGTTTTTTGATGATTCCGATGGTCAGAGGAGTGATATTGTTGTTGCAGATATGGAACCCAGGGTTTTTGAG GCGATGCTGCATTTTATCTACAGAGACACTTTTATAGAGGATGACGTTCTGACCACTTCAAGTTCTCCTGAATCTTTTGCATCTGACACATTGGCTGCAAAGTTGTTGGCTGCATCAGACAAGTATGGCTTGGAGAGGCTTCGACTTTTATGTGAGGCACATCTGTGCAAGGATATATCTGTGGACTCGGTTGCCAGCATTCTTTCATTGGCTGATTGTTATCATGCCACAGAACTAAAAGCTGCTTGTCTTAAATTCTCTGCAGAAAATCTTGGAG CTGTCATGCGCTCAAGTGGATTCCGGCACCTCAAAGAAAATTGCCCGTCACTGCAGTCAGAACTCCTGAAGATAATTGCCGGCGCTGGAGATGAATCCAGCGACGGTGGGAAAGACCGGAGTGTTTGGGCCCAGCTCTCAGACGGTGGAGATTCCAGTGGCCGAAGGGTAAGGCCTCGGCTATGA